The window GCGTACGCTGATCTCTTATCTGCCGCTCTTCCTCATCGCGCTGGTGATCGTCGTTCTTTTCTACCTGCTGGCCCGCTGGGTGGGCCGCTGGGACGGCCTGTATGCCCGCATCGCCCACAACCGCTTCGCCCAGGACATTCTGCGTCAGGCGGTGCGCACCGGCATCCTGGTGGTCGGCATCCTGGTGGCGCTGGAGTTGCTCGACGCCACCGCTCTGGTCGGCGCGGTGCTCGGCGCCGCCGGCGTTCTCGGCTTGGCCTTGGGCTTCGCCTTCCGCGACCTGGTGGAAAACTACCTGGCGAGCGTCCTGATGAGCCTGCGCCAGCCCTTCGCGCCGAACGATCACGTCCGGATCGACGACCTCGAAGGCAAGGTGGTGCGCTTGACCTCCCGGGCGACTATTCTGATGACCCTCGACGGCAACCACCTGCGGATTCCCAACTCGCAGGTGTTCAAGGGCGTGATCCTCAACTACAGCCGCAACCCCAACCGCCGCTTCGACTTTGGCGTCGGCGTGGGGGTGGGTGAGGACTTGGTGGAGGCACAGCGGCTCGGGGTCGACGCCCTCGTCACGATGGAGAGCGTGCTCGAGGATCCGGGTCCACGGGCGCTGATCACCGAACTCGGCGATTCGAGCGTGACGCTGCGCTTCTGGGGCTGGGTGGACCAGCGCGAAGCGGATTTCGGCAAGGTCAAAGGGGAGGCCATCCGACGGGTCAAGAAGGTGCTCGAAGGGGCCGGCATGGACCTACCGGAGCCGATCTATCGGATCCACATGGTGCGGGGCGGCGCGCCGGAACCGGCCACCCCACCGGCCGCGCCGCCCAACCGGGACCACGTCGCGGACCTCACACCGGACGATGACGTGGAACGCCAGATCGCCGAAGACCGCGCCACCGACGAGGGTGGCACCGATCTCCTGTCCGAGAGCGGACCGACGGAGTAGGACCGCGGCGCGGCTTCGCTCCATCACCGGCGGCACCTCAGGCCGGTTCCAGCAGTACCTTGGTGCAGCCCTCGGTCCGCGCCGCGAACATTGCGTAGGCCTCGTCACCGCGCGCCAGGGGCATGCGGTGGGAGACGATCGCCGACAGGTCGTAGCGACCGGTGACGGCCAAATTCAGCAGCCGGTCCATGTAGGCCCGGGCCGGACAGCGGCCGGTGCGGAAGGTGAGGTTCTTGTCGTAAGCCTCCGCCGGACTGAAGGCGAAGGTCGGTGCGGTGTGCACGCCGACCGCCGCCACGCTACCGCCCGGTCGCACCAGATCGATCGCCAGACGGCTCGCTCCAGGACTGCCCACCGCTTCGAGCACGGCGTCGGCGCCGCGACCTTCGGTGGCGGCGCCGACCGCCGCCACCACCGACTCCTCACCGCGACCGAGATCGAGGCCCTCGGCGCCGAAGCCTTCGGCCAGGGCGAGACGGCCGGGCACCGAGTCCACCGCCAGCACCCGCTCCGCCCCCAGTTCCCGGGCGCCCACCACCGCCATCAGGCCCACCGGGCCGCAGCCGAGCACCACCGCCACCTCGCCGGGCCGGCAACCGGCCAGCTCGGCGCAGAAGAATCCCGTCGCCAGGATGTCGCCGGTGAACAGGGCCACCTCCGGCGCCAGACCTGCCGGCACCGCCACCAGGGTCGAGTCCGCCAGCGGTATCCGCGCGTACTCTGCCTGCACGCCGTGCAGGCCCTCTCCACCCTCCACCCAGCCGTAGAGCTGGCCGGCGGAGCAGCGGCCGGTCAGGCCCCGCCGGCAGTAGAAGCAGGCTCCGCAGCAGGTGGTGAACGGGCTGACCACTCGGTCTGCCGGCCGAAAGGAGCGGACCTCGGCGCCTACTTCGACCACCTCCCCCACCAGCTCGTGGCCCATCACCGTACCGACATCGAGGCCCGCCTCGCGACCGTGATACACGTGAAGATCCGAACCGCACAGGCCGGCCAACTCGACCCGCACCAGCGCATCGCCCGGTGACCGGATCGAGGGATCCGGAACCGTTTCCCAGGACAACCGCTCTACCCCTTGGAAGGTCAACGCTCGCATGGGGAGATGGTACAGGGCCGTAGCGCCAGGCGGGTGAATTCGCTACCCTTGGACCCGACTCCGATGAGCCCCTTCCGATGAGCTTTCTCCGCGCCCTTCGCCGCTGGTTTCCCGCCGCGGTGGTCTTGCTCGTGCTGGCCCGCCTGCTGTGGGTTCGCCTCTTCGCACCCTGGCCCGGCCAGGAGAAGTTCACGCAGTCGGTGCTCGCCCTGCTGTTGGGCGGCATCGCCCTCTTCCTGTGGATGCTCCTCGCCTCCGGCTGGCGCTGGTGGGTGCGCCTCGGGTGGGTGGTGGCCCTGGTCGCCGTCTCGACTCTCGCCTTCGCCACCCTGCGGGTGACCGGCGTCACCGGCGATCTGGTGCCGATCTTCGACTGGCGCTGGGAGAGAACCGTGGCGGACGACGACAGCGCCGTACGGGCGGTGGACCGGAACGTCGATCCGCAGGACTTCGCGACCGTCTCCTTTCCGCAGTTCCTCGGCCCTGACCGCGACGCCACCCTCGCCGGCCCGCCTCTCGATGCGAATTGGCAGGCGCGCCCGCCGAAGCAAGTTTGGCGGCGGACGATGGGCGAGGGCTGGTCCGCCTTCGCGGTGGATCGCGGGCTGGCCGTCACCCAGGAACAGTATGGCGACGAGGAACACATCGTCGCCTACGAGCTGGCGAACGGCGAACCGGTGTGGTCCCACGGCGAGGCCGAGAAATACGAGAGCCCGGTGGCCGGCAACGGACCGCGTGCCACTCCCACCATCGCCGGCGAGCGGGTCTTCGCCATGGGCTCGACGGGTCGCCTGACGGCGGTCGACTTCCGCACCGGCGACCGCCTATGGAGCCGCCATCTCTACCGAGAAACGGGCGCACAACTACCGGACTGGGGGGTCGCCGCCTCGCCGCTGGCGATGGAGATCGCCGGCGAAGAGCTGGTGGTGGTGCCGGTGGGCACGTCGCCGGCCGGCGACGGCGGGTTGCTGATGGCGCTCGACGCCGCCACCGGCGAAACCCGCTGGCGCGGCGGCGAGGGCCGTTCCGGGTATGCCTCGCCGGTGCTCGTCACCCTCGCCGGCCGGCCGCAGATCCTGACCTTCAATGTCGCCAGCGCCACCGCCCACGATCCGGCGGACGGTCGCGTACTATGGCGGGTGGAGTGGTCCAAGGCGCAGCCCAACGTCGCCCAGCCGCTGGTGCTGCCGGGGGATCGCGTTCTGCTCTCCTCGGGCTACGGCATCGGCGCCAAGCTCTTCCGCATCGTCGCCGGTGCGGACGGTACCCTGACGCCCCAGCTCGAATGGGAGAGCCCGCGTCTCAAGGCCAAGTTCACGACCCTGGTGCATCACGCCGGCGCCGTCTTCGGCCTCGATGACGGCACTCTGGTGAGCCTCGACCCGGCCACCGGCGAGCGCCACTGGAAGCGCGGCCGCTACGGCCACGGCCAGACCTTGCTGGTGGGCGACCTGCTGGTGATCGTGAGCGAAAAGGGCGAGGTCGTGCTGGTGGCGGCAGACCCCGAGGAGTATCGCGAGCTGGCCCGCCTCGCGGCCGTCGAAGGCAAGACCTGGAACAACCCTGCGCTCGCCGGACCGTACTTGCTGGTGCGCAACCACCGCGAGGCGGTCTGCTACGAACTACCCGTCGCGCCCGAGCGGATCACCTCGGCGTCCACCGTAGCCGCTGGCGGTTAGTGCGATTCGAACCTCACTCAGCAACAGGAGACGGTTTCATGCCCCGAAGGATTCTCTTCCTCAGTTTCGCCACTCTGCTGGCTCTCTTGCTGACGCTGGCCGGTTGCGGTGGTGACGGCGATACCAACGCGACCGGTGACTCCAGCGGTGGCGACAGCAACGAACGCCGCTTTCTCTCCGTCGGCACGGCGCCACCGGGCGGTACCTTCTTCGTGGTGGGCGGCGCCTTGGCGGAGACTCTCGACCAGTCCGGTGGCGCATCCTGGCGGGTGACCGCCGAGGCCACCAAGGGCACCCAGGAGAACATCCGTCGTCTCGATCGCGGCGAGCTGGATCTGGCCCTCGCCAACGCCGCCATCAGCTACTTCGCAGTGCGCGGCGAGGCGGCCTGGGAAAAGCCCTTCGAGATCCGCTCGCTGATGACCCTGGCACCGAACGTCGCGCTGTTTGTCACCCCGGCGGACTCGGGGGTTCAGACGATCGCCGACCTCGCCGGCAGGCGGGTGGTGATCGGCCCCGCCGGCGCCGGCTTCGAGCACTTTGTGAATCCCATTCTCGCGGCCCACGACCTCACCCAGGACGACCTGACGCCGCTCTCCGCCACCCAGAGCGGCGCCGTCGATCTGTTGACCGACGGCGCCGCCGACGCGGCCTTTCTCGGCGGCGGCGTGCCGACGCCTTCCATCACCCAACTCTCTGCCTCGCGGGAGGTGCGCTTTCTGCCCTTCGCGCCGGAGATCCGGCAACGGCTGGTGACGGACTATCCGTTCTTCGCCCCGGCCACCATCGCCGCCGGCACCTACCGCGGCCAGACGGAGGCATTCGAGGGCCTGAATGTCGGTTCGATGCACCTCATCGCCGCGGCGGACCTCGACGAAGAAACCGCCTACCGCATCGTCAAGACCCTGTGGGAAAACCGCGAGCGGGTGGTCGAGCGCCATGCCGCCGGCCGCGCCATCCGTCCGGAGATCGTGGTGCGCGATGTCGGGACGCCCTTCCACCCGGGGGCCGAGCGCTACTTCCGGGAGATCGGCATCTGGCCCGAGCCGTCGACCGGTGACTCCGAGTCCGAAGATCCGCCCACCGGCGAGTCCTGACGAGGGCATCGCTCCTGACCCTGACGAACACGCCCCGCGAACGGCTGACCTCGACCCTGGCGGTGGCCCTTTCGGTCTTCTGCCTGGTCGAGGTCAACTACCCGCTGCTCACCCCGCCGGGCGAGCTGGCGGCATTCGCCACCCTCGGGGTGTGCATTGCCTTCCTGAAAGGGAAGCATGTTGTCGGCTGGGTCGGAGCGGCGCTATTCGCCGCCGTCGGGCTCTTCCTGTTCGTCCAGAGCGAACCGCTGTTCGAGCCCCTGTGGCTCGCCGGCCGGACCCTCGGTGAGCGGGCCGGCGCCGAAACCTCCATCGACCTCTGGGTCGGCACCGTCGGCCTGCTGTTGATCCTCGTCGCCACGGTGCGCACGGTGGGCTGGCCCCTGCCCATCCTGGCCGGCATCTTCCTGCTCTACGCGGTCTTCGGCAGCTCCCTACCGGATGCTCTGTTCCCCCATCGCGGCTACTCCTGGGAACGCATCGTCGGCCAGACCTTCCTGCAGAGCCAGGGGGTCTTCGGTGTCGCTCTGCAGGTGATGTTTCGCTATGTCTTTCTGTTTTTGATCTTCGGCGCGGTGCTCGAAGCCACCGGCGCCACCCGCTGGGTGCTCGAGGGGGTGCGGCGGCTGTTCCGCGGCCGAGCCGGCGCGCCGGCCAAGGTGGCGGTGCTGTCGAGCGGACTCCTGGGCTCCCTCTCCGGTAGCGCCGTCGCCAACACCGCCACCACCGGCACCTTCACCATCCCGATGATGCGCGCCGGCGGTTTCAGCCGCAAGGTGGCGGCGGGCCTCGAAGCGGCGGCTTCCTCCGGAGGAGCACTGATGCCGCCGGTGATGGGCGCCGGCGCCTACATGATGCTGGAGATCATCGATCCGCCGGTGACCTACGTGGAGATCCTGCGGGCGGCACTGCTGCCGGCGGTGCTCTACTACCTGTCGCTCCTGTTGATCGTCGACGGCTACTCGAAGCGGCTGGCCCTCAAGGGTGAGAAAATCGCTTCCGATGCTCCACCGGCCTCAGGCCTCGACCTCGCCGAGGACGAAACCGAAGAGGGCGACTCCGCCGAAGAGGACTCCCGCGACAGCCTGTGGCGTTACGAGGGCTTGCTGTTCCTCGCCGGACTCGGGCTACTGATCGGCTTTCTGCTCTCCGGGGTGAGCGTCTTCCGCTCGGTCACGGTGGCGCTGGCGGGCGTTCTGTTGCTCTCTTTCTTCCACCGGCGCACCCGCTTCCGCTGGCGCGGCCTCGCCCGCTGCTTCGACGGGGGAGCCCGCGCCGGCGTCGCCCTGATCACCGCCGCCGCCGCCGTCGGGGTGGTGATCGGCGTGGTCACCCTGACCGGCCTCGGTACCCGCCTGCCGGCGATGATCCTGCCGCTCGCGGCGGACCACCTGCTGCTCGCCCTGGCGGCGATCATGGTGTCCGCCATCATTCTCGGCATGGGCCTGCCGTCGGCGGTCTGCTACCTGCTGCTGGCAACGCTGGTGGGGCCGGTTCTGGGGCAACTCGGCGTGCCGCCGCTAGCGGCACATCTGTTCATCTTCTACTTCGGGATGATGTCGATGGTCACTCCGCCGGTGGCCCTGGCCGCTTATGCCGCCAGCTCCATCTCCGGCTCCGGCCTGCTCGAAAGCGGGCTGGCGGCCTTCCGCTTCGCCCTCGCCGGCTTCACCCTGCCCTACCTGTTCGTCTTCCGGCCGGGCCTGCTGATGCTCACCGGCAGCGGCGAGGCGGCCTCGGCGACCACCGTTGCCGTCTCCCTACTGGCCGCCCTCGTCGCCATCGTGCCGCTGGCCGCCGCGGTCTCCGGCTACCTGTTCGGTCTCCTCGGCCCCGCCGCGCGGGGAGCGCTCTGGCTCGCCGCCCTCCTCGCCCTCTTCCCACCGGCTTCCGGTGTTGGTTTCTCCCTCGCCAACGGCATCGGCGCCGCCCTGCTCGTGGCCGTCGCCGTCGCGAGTTGGCGTCAGAGCCGTCTCGTACCCACGTAGTAGATCGACGAAACTCGCGGGCGTCCTTCGCGTATCAGCCTCGGGTCACCTGATTTTCTCGCGGGCCTCGCGGCCGCACCCGGGCTGATGGCACTACCCCACGCCCCATCCGTCGTCATACCCGTCGCGAGGCCTCCGAGACCTTTCCTTCGAAGAGGAGCGAATCCATGAGCAAGAGAATCTACCCAGGAACCGCAGCCCTCGTGCTGCTCATCGCGTTGGTCGCCACCCCCCTGTCCGCTCAGGTCCGGGGCATGCCGGAAGTCAGCCCCGACGCCCATGTAACCCAGGTCGTCGGCGTGGCGAAGATCAAGATCGCCTACCACCGCCCGGCGGTCAACGACCGCGACATCTTCGGCGCCCTGGTGCCGGACGGCGGCGTGTGGCGGGCCGGCGCCAACGAGAACACCACCATCACCTTCAGTGCGCCGGCCAAGGTGCAGGGCCAGAGCATCGGCGCCGGCACCTACGGCCTGCACATGATCCCCGAGGGCAACGACTGGACGATCATCTTCAGCAACAACTCGACCTCTTGGGGCAGCTTCTCCTACGACCAGGCCGAGGACGCCCTGCGGGTCACCACCACCGCCTCCAAAGCGCCCTTCACCGAGCGCCTGACCTTCGACTTCGAGAACCTGGACAACGATTCGGCCACCGTGTTCCTGCAGTGGGCCGAAACGAAGATTCCCTTCGAAGTGGAGTTCGACACCCACGGGCTGGCCCTGGCATCGATGCAGAACCAACTCCGCTCGCGGGCAGGATTCAACTTCCTCGGCTTCACCTCCGCGGCCAACTACCTCGTCCAGAACGACATCGAGCACGAGCAGGCCCTCGCCTGGGCGGACCAGGCGCTCGGCATGCAGCGCAACTTCGCCACCGTATTCACCAAGTCGCGGGTGCTCCGCATGATGGGGCAAGAGGCCGAAGCCGAGGCGATGATGGTGGAAGCGGTGCCGCTGGGCAATGAAGGCCAGGTCAACTTCCTCGGCTACCAGTTCATGCAGGCCGAGGACTACGACCAAGCCATCGAGATCTTCCAGAAGAACGTCGACGACCACCCGGAGTCGTGGAATGTCTACGACAGTCTGGGCGAGGCCTACGCCGCCAAGGGCGACACCCAGAGGGCCCGGAACCTCTACTCGAAAGCCCTGGAAATGGCCCCGGATGGGCAGAAGCCTCGCATCCAGGGCATTCTCGACAACATGTCGTAGTTCGCCTCCGGAAGCCATGACTCGCGGGCTTCGGCGCCGCCGCTCCGGAGCCCGCGAGTCCGCTCACCAGCTCCCCATGCCCCGACGTCTGGTCGCAGAGGTTTGGCGAGATGGAAAGGTTAGGGGATGATGGCCGCACCATGGCCAAAGCGAATCCCTCACCGGGCGCCCGGGCGCTCGAGTCCTGGCGGCGCCTGAGCCGGCGACCCGGCGGTAAATGGCTCTACAGCCGTCTCGTTTCCCTGACCGTCCCCTACACCGGCTCCATTGGAGCGAAGGTCGAGTCCCTCGAGCCGGGACACGTCGTGGTGTCTCTGCGCGATCGCCGCAGGGTGCGCAACCATCTCGCCTCGATCCACGCCGTGGCGTTGATCAACCTGGGAGAGTTCACCAGCGGCCTGGCGATGCTGACCGGCCTGCCCACCAGTGTGCGCGGCATCGTCACGCAACTCTCCGGCGAGTTCATCAAGAAAGCGCGCGGCCGGCTGATGGCCGATTGCCAATGCCGTCCACCGGAAGTGCGCGAGACGGCCGACTACCCGGTGGTGGCGGAGATCCGCAACGCCGACGACGAGGTGGTGGCTCGGGTGACCACTCACTGGAGGCTGGCCCCCAAATGAGCGACTCTCCAAAGCCCGACGCCAAAGCAGTTACCGGGGACGCCTCGGTGGTCGATCCGGACCAGATCGACACGCAGAGGATCGTCCCGGTGCGCTATCGGTCGGACGAATACCCGCTCCTCGACACCCCCCTGGCGGACCACCTGGGGATCGAAGTACCGCTGATCTGCGGCCCCATGTACCCGTGCAGCAACCCGGATCTGGTGGGCGCCGTCTCCGCCGCCGGGGGGATGGGAGTCCTGCAGCCGATCTCCTTGACCTACGTTCACGGTCACGACTTCCGGGAAGGGGTGCGTCTGATCCACAGACTCGCCGGCGGCCGGCCGGTGGGGATGAACGCGCTGATCGAGAAATCCTCCAAGCTCTACCACGAGCGCATGGTGCAGTGGATCGACATCGCTCTGGAGGAAGGAGTGCGGTTCTTCGTCACCTCCCTCGGCAACCCCGCCTGGGTGGTGGAGAAGGTCCACGCCGTAGGCGGCGTCGTCTACCACGACGTCACCGAGCGCAAATGGGCCGAGAAGGGTGCCGCCGGAGGGGTGGACGGCCTGATCGCCGTCAACAACCGGGCCGGCGGCCACGCCGGCCAGCGCACCCCGGCGGAACTTCTCGACGAAGTCGCCGACCTCGGCCTGCCGGTGGTCTGCGCCGGCGGCATCGGTACCGAGCAAAACTTTGTCGAGGCCCTAAAGCTCGGCTACGCCGGCGTCCAGATGGGCACCCGGTTCATCGCTACCGAAGAGTGCCGCGCCGCCGACGCCTACAAACAAGCCATCCTCGAAGCCGACGCCGACGACATCGTCCTCTCCGAGCGCATCACCGGCGTGCCGGTGGCGGTGATCAACACCCCCTACATCGAAAAGATGGGCCTCAAAGCCGGCCCCTTCGCCCGCTGGATGCTGCGCGGCCGCAAGCGCAAACACTGGATGCGTACCTTCTACGCCTTGAAGTCCATCCGCCAGCTCAAAAAGGCGTCACTGGACGAGGAGGCGAGCCGCGAGTACTGGCAAGCAGGCAAGAGCGCCGATGGCGTGCGCGAGATCGAGCCGGCGGGGGAGATCGTTCAGCGGTTTGCGGGGGCGGCGAAGGGGGTCGCTTCCGACTGACGGCGAATGAACACCGGTCAGCGGTCGAGGGGTGCGCCCGCGGACGGTGCTCGAACTCGCCGGATCCTCACCTCGCCGAAGGGCGCTGTCGTGAGTCCGGCGAGATCGACCGATTCTCAGCTCTTCTCAGCTCGGACAGGCTGCGCTCCGCTCGCGGGCGCACCCCCTGACCTTGGTGAGCGGCGGCGGCCGGGTAGGCCCAAAAATCAGAGTCAAGAATCAGGACAAGGATTGGCAGAACCGCCGTCACGAAATACCCAGGGACAGGCTCTGGAATCGAAAACCGACAAGCGGATTCCGAACTCGTAAATCGGGTAACCTTCCGAAGTCGCGGTCAGCGCTCCAAAGTTCTCGAACACCGTGGTGGATACACAGGGCAGCGATCCGGGCGTCGCGCACCTCCGGTCCGGTCAACTGGCCGGTGGCGAGGACTCATTCGAGCACGCGCCAGTAGTCGCTGGCATCGCGGTTCCGCTCCCAGATGCCTTCTCGAAACTCCGGAGCGAGCCCTTCACCGTCCACGCTGGCATCGCGCAGCTCGAATTCCGGAGAACGACGGCGGCCTTCGAGCACCTGCCTCAGACCTTGTTCGATAAGCGAGGGCAGCGTCGTCGGCTCGTCCTGCGCGGTCTCCTTGGCGCGGTCAAAGAGTTCGCCGGAGATTTCCACAGTAGTTTTCATCTGGGAGACCACAACATTAGAAATGAGCACCCATGATTACCATCCGATGATCGCCGAGAGCAACGACGGCGCCGCCCGCGCCGGCCGGTGCAGCGACGTCGTTGCAAGGTCGGCCGGTTCAGGGAGCCACTGTGCTCCAAGCGGACGTGTCGCCGCTCTCGAAGCCGTCGGCGAACAGGCTCAGGTCGACCAAAAAGCCATGAAACGCCTCGTTGCGAATGCCCCAGCCGGCGATGAAGCGTTTGTCCGGAGAAACCGCGATGGGCGTATCCAACGACCAGGGCTGGAGCCCCTCGACGCCCTTCATCGTCAGGTAGTCGTCGAGTCGGACCATACCGTCCGTTGGGGTCCAGGCGAAGCCAGCGCGCTCGATGGGCGACCCGCCACTCCATCCTACGATCAGGTTGCCGTCCTCGCTGAGATCTCTTGCCCGCGCGCTACCGCCCAGGTCGGGGAGAACCCCGATCAGCTGCGTACCGGTGGTGCTGGTCCAGCGGTACGCCTGGTCGGATTGTTTCCCGCCGCGTCCGCCGACGATGATCGAACCGTCCGAATTGGTCGCCGTCGCTTCTCCCACGGCCTCGCCAGCGCTCAGAGGGCTTTCTATACCGTTAACCCAGCGAACACCTTCCCATATCCCCGTGTCGGGGTTCGCATCCCATCCCACGATCGTTGTGCCACCCTCCGACACGCCGTTGGCTCGACTGTTTTGGCCCACGGCACCGAGGTCGACCATGCCGTCGACCTCGTCCCAGCGAAAAGCTCGAGCGCTGTCGCAGTCGTGCCAGGCCAAACCTACGATCACCGACCCGTCCCCGTTGATCCCCCAGACACTGGTGCTAAACGAGTCGCAAGGCGCCCCACCAGGAACTTCGCCGAGCGGCTCCCAGTTTGTACCGCTCACCCACATCGCCGCCTTTTCGATCGCGCCATCCATGATGGTGCCACCGATCACCGAGCCGTCGCCGGACACGTAGGGCGTCGCGCTGCCGCCGATCATTTGCAGGCCGGAGGCCTGGGTCCAGCGAAAGGCAGAGCCGCCGAGCCCGAAGGAGCCGACGACCACTTGGCCGTCGTCGCTCATCCCGGAAACGATCGCGTTTGGCCCCAGGTCGATGATCGTCTGGGCTTCGGCCTGCGCGGCCAGATGCACGATACACAAGAACAAGCTCCAAGCGATCCAGGTTCTTTTCTTCACGGTTTCCTCCTGCGTGGATTACGGCGTGCGATCCCGTCTCCATCGACATCGCCAGCATCACGCGGGTCGAGGTCGCTTGGCTGCACGGGTCCTTGGTAGCGCCGAAGGTCATTGGGGACGTCGGCTCTGAAAGAGAAACGACGTCCGCGGTTCCTTATTGCGTTCTGGGCTCGATTGTGGCTTCATGGGAGCCGCCGGGTCCTTCGCCTCCGCTTCGCGATTCCTCCGCGGTTTCTTCGCCCGACCTTCGCGCCTTGCTTCGCCCTCTGCCGGGGTCCCGGGCAGCGAATAGATCCTTCGAGATATCCTAGGATCGACGTCGACACTGTCCACCAAACCAGGCGAGGCCCGCGAATCGTCGTTCGAACCTCATGTCTGCGCTCGTAACGAAAAAACCGCTGTTAGCGAGTGATTTCACCGTCGGTGACTGGTCCGTAGAACCGCGCGAGCTGCGCATTCGACGCGGAAGTGAGGATCGGGCCTTGAGCCCCATGCAGATGGATCTGCTGGTGTTCCTTTGCGCCCGTCCAGGTGCGCTGGTGAGCAAGGCTGAGTTGCTGGCAGCGGTTTGGCGAGGTGCGGAGG is drawn from Acidobacteriota bacterium and contains these coding sequences:
- a CDS encoding DUF2911 domain-containing protein, translated to MSKRIYPGTAALVLLIALVATPLSAQVRGMPEVSPDAHVTQVVGVAKIKIAYHRPAVNDRDIFGALVPDGGVWRAGANENTTITFSAPAKVQGQSIGAGTYGLHMIPEGNDWTIIFSNNSTSWGSFSYDQAEDALRVTTTASKAPFTERLTFDFENLDNDSATVFLQWAETKIPFEVEFDTHGLALASMQNQLRSRAGFNFLGFTSAANYLVQNDIEHEQALAWADQALGMQRNFATVFTKSRVLRMMGQEAEAEAMMVEAVPLGNEGQVNFLGYQFMQAEDYDQAIEIFQKNVDDHPESWNVYDSLGEAYAAKGDTQRARNLYSKALEMAPDGQKPRIQGILDNMS
- a CDS encoding TAXI family TRAP transporter solute-binding subunit; this translates as MPRRILFLSFATLLALLLTLAGCGGDGDTNATGDSSGGDSNERRFLSVGTAPPGGTFFVVGGALAETLDQSGGASWRVTAEATKGTQENIRRLDRGELDLALANAAISYFAVRGEAAWEKPFEIRSLMTLAPNVALFVTPADSGVQTIADLAGRRVVIGPAGAGFEHFVNPILAAHDLTQDDLTPLSATQSGAVDLLTDGAADAAFLGGGVPTPSITQLSASREVRFLPFAPEIRQRLVTDYPFFAPATIAAGTYRGQTEAFEGLNVGSMHLIAAADLDEETAYRIVKTLWENRERVVERHAAGRAIRPEIVVRDVGTPFHPGAERYFREIGIWPEPSTGDSESEDPPTGES
- a CDS encoding hotdog fold domain-containing protein, whose amino-acid sequence is MAKANPSPGARALESWRRLSRRPGGKWLYSRLVSLTVPYTGSIGAKVESLEPGHVVVSLRDRRRVRNHLASIHAVALINLGEFTSGLAMLTGLPTSVRGIVTQLSGEFIKKARGRLMADCQCRPPEVRETADYPVVAEIRNADDEVVARVTTHWRLAPK
- a CDS encoding nitronate monooxygenase translates to MSDSPKPDAKAVTGDASVVDPDQIDTQRIVPVRYRSDEYPLLDTPLADHLGIEVPLICGPMYPCSNPDLVGAVSAAGGMGVLQPISLTYVHGHDFREGVRLIHRLAGGRPVGMNALIEKSSKLYHERMVQWIDIALEEGVRFFVTSLGNPAWVVEKVHAVGGVVYHDVTERKWAEKGAAGGVDGLIAVNNRAGGHAGQRTPAELLDEVADLGLPVVCAGGIGTEQNFVEALKLGYAGVQMGTRFIATEECRAADAYKQAILEADADDIVLSERITGVPVAVINTPYIEKMGLKAGPFARWMLRGRKRKHWMRTFYALKSIRQLKKASLDEEASREYWQAGKSADGVREIEPAGEIVQRFAGAAKGVASD
- a CDS encoding PQQ-binding-like beta-propeller repeat protein, yielding MSFLRALRRWFPAAVVLLVLARLLWVRLFAPWPGQEKFTQSVLALLLGGIALFLWMLLASGWRWWVRLGWVVALVAVSTLAFATLRVTGVTGDLVPIFDWRWERTVADDDSAVRAVDRNVDPQDFATVSFPQFLGPDRDATLAGPPLDANWQARPPKQVWRRTMGEGWSAFAVDRGLAVTQEQYGDEEHIVAYELANGEPVWSHGEAEKYESPVAGNGPRATPTIAGERVFAMGSTGRLTAVDFRTGDRLWSRHLYRETGAQLPDWGVAASPLAMEIAGEELVVVPVGTSPAGDGGLLMALDAATGETRWRGGEGRSGYASPVLVTLAGRPQILTFNVASATAHDPADGRVLWRVEWSKAQPNVAQPLVLPGDRVLLSSGYGIGAKLFRIVAGADGTLTPQLEWESPRLKAKFTTLVHHAGAVFGLDDGTLVSLDPATGERHWKRGRYGHGQTLLVGDLLVIVSEKGEVVLVAADPEEYRELARLAAVEGKTWNNPALAGPYLLVRNHREAVCYELPVAPERITSASTVAAGG
- a CDS encoding TRAP transporter fused permease subunit, with protein sequence MALSVFCLVEVNYPLLTPPGELAAFATLGVCIAFLKGKHVVGWVGAALFAAVGLFLFVQSEPLFEPLWLAGRTLGERAGAETSIDLWVGTVGLLLILVATVRTVGWPLPILAGIFLLYAVFGSSLPDALFPHRGYSWERIVGQTFLQSQGVFGVALQVMFRYVFLFLIFGAVLEATGATRWVLEGVRRLFRGRAGAPAKVAVLSSGLLGSLSGSAVANTATTGTFTIPMMRAGGFSRKVAAGLEAAASSGGALMPPVMGAGAYMMLEIIDPPVTYVEILRAALLPAVLYYLSLLLIVDGYSKRLALKGEKIASDAPPASGLDLAEDETEEGDSAEEDSRDSLWRYEGLLFLAGLGLLIGFLLSGVSVFRSVTVALAGVLLLSFFHRRTRFRWRGLARCFDGGARAGVALITAAAAVGVVIGVVTLTGLGTRLPAMILPLAADHLLLALAAIMVSAIILGMGLPSAVCYLLLATLVGPVLGQLGVPPLAAHLFIFYFGMMSMVTPPVALAAYAASSISGSGLLESGLAAFRFALAGFTLPYLFVFRPGLLMLTGSGEAASATTVAVSLLAALVAIVPLAAAVSGYLFGLLGPAARGALWLAALLALFPPASGVGFSLANGIGAALLVAVAVASWRQSRLVPT
- a CDS encoding alcohol dehydrogenase family protein — translated: MRALTFQGVERLSWETVPDPSIRSPGDALVRVELAGLCGSDLHVYHGREAGLDVGTVMGHELVGEVVEVGAEVRSFRPADRVVSPFTTCCGACFYCRRGLTGRCSAGQLYGWVEGGEGLHGVQAEYARIPLADSTLVAVPAGLAPEVALFTGDILATGFFCAELAGCRPGEVAVVLGCGPVGLMAVVGARELGAERVLAVDSVPGRLALAEGFGAEGLDLGRGEESVVAAVGAATEGRGADAVLEAVGSPGASRLAIDLVRPGGSVAAVGVHTAPTFAFSPAEAYDKNLTFRTGRCPARAYMDRLLNLAVTGRYDLSAIVSHRMPLARGDEAYAMFAARTEGCTKVLLEPA
- a CDS encoding mechanosensitive ion channel family protein; amino-acid sequence: MIHRFIRPLPAALALALLLLQAPTARGQGEEAAATGTLRAEVETTDDETLARGLEQRFDQIDDLAGVEASAEAGVVTLAGKVLSEADRLEAEELARQIEGVAGVSNRIEVELDPRLRLAPALDEATDRLRTLISYLPLFLIALVIVVLFYLLARWVGRWDGLYARIAHNRFAQDILRQAVRTGILVVGILVALELLDATALVGAVLGAAGVLGLALGFAFRDLVENYLASVLMSLRQPFAPNDHVRIDDLEGKVVRLTSRATILMTLDGNHLRIPNSQVFKGVILNYSRNPNRRFDFGVGVGVGEDLVEAQRLGVDALVTMESVLEDPGPRALITELGDSSVTLRFWGWVDQREADFGKVKGEAIRRVKKVLEGAGMDLPEPIYRIHMVRGGAPEPATPPAAPPNRDHVADLTPDDDVERQIAEDRATDEGGTDLLSESGPTE